The following proteins are encoded in a genomic region of Protaetiibacter sp. SSC-01:
- a CDS encoding ABC transporter substrate-binding protein, which yields MKSPTKVIAIAAAFATVASLAACSTGGSSDGKVELRVATFPPGADQAAYDAFAAQEEQFEKKYPDIDVIGVEYEWEGPTFTAQLAAGSLPDVFTVPFTDAKTLLENGQLGDVTEEINELGYADKFNPIILDAVTGGDGHLYGFPRQAYALGLQYNRELFEQAGLDPDSPPTTWDEVREYAKQIAEKTGKAGYATMTQNNTGGWQLTAQAASRGGFMQSDDGTTSTIANDGVKATLEFFHDLRWEDDSMGDNFLLDWGSINQEFAAGNIGMYTSGSDLYTALVRDFSLDASVYGLTTIPMEDGGKVLGGGDIAVIPPSLDDSTKDAAVKWIDWYYMQKLLNEDAAVADAKALADAGQAVGTPVLPVLDQETYEESLTWIEPYVNVPREQMQGFIDHIFEQTPVGEPKSHTQEVYALLDPVVQAVLTDENADIDALLAQADKDAQALIGG from the coding sequence ATGAAGTCACCCACCAAGGTGATCGCGATCGCCGCGGCGTTCGCGACGGTCGCTTCGCTCGCCGCCTGCAGCACCGGAGGTTCCTCCGACGGCAAGGTCGAGCTCCGCGTCGCCACCTTCCCGCCCGGCGCCGACCAGGCCGCGTACGACGCGTTCGCGGCGCAGGAGGAGCAGTTCGAGAAGAAGTACCCCGACATCGACGTCATCGGCGTCGAGTACGAGTGGGAGGGCCCGACCTTCACCGCTCAGCTCGCCGCGGGCAGCCTGCCCGACGTCTTCACGGTGCCCTTCACCGACGCGAAGACCCTGCTCGAGAACGGCCAGCTCGGCGACGTCACGGAGGAGATCAACGAGCTCGGCTACGCCGACAAGTTCAACCCGATCATCCTCGACGCCGTGACGGGCGGCGACGGGCACCTGTACGGGTTCCCGCGCCAGGCGTACGCGCTCGGCCTCCAGTACAACCGCGAGCTCTTCGAGCAGGCCGGGCTCGACCCCGACTCCCCGCCCACGACGTGGGACGAGGTGCGCGAGTACGCCAAGCAGATCGCCGAGAAGACCGGCAAGGCGGGCTACGCCACGATGACCCAGAACAACACGGGCGGGTGGCAGCTCACCGCGCAGGCGGCGTCGCGCGGCGGCTTCATGCAGTCGGACGACGGCACGACCTCGACGATCGCCAACGACGGCGTGAAGGCGACCCTCGAGTTCTTCCACGACCTGCGCTGGGAGGACGACTCGATGGGTGACAACTTCCTGCTCGACTGGGGTTCGATCAACCAGGAGTTCGCCGCCGGCAACATCGGCATGTACACCTCCGGGTCCGACCTCTACACGGCGCTCGTGCGCGACTTCTCGCTCGACGCATCCGTGTACGGCCTCACGACGATCCCCATGGAGGACGGCGGCAAGGTGCTCGGCGGCGGCGACATCGCCGTCATCCCCCCGAGCCTCGACGACTCCACCAAGGACGCCGCGGTGAAGTGGATCGACTGGTACTACATGCAGAAGCTCCTGAACGAGGATGCCGCGGTCGCCGACGCGAAGGCGCTCGCCGACGCCGGCCAGGCGGTGGGCACCCCGGTGCTGCCGGTGCTCGACCAGGAGACCTACGAGGAGTCGCTCACCTGGATCGAGCCGTACGTCAACGTGCCGCGCGAGCAGATGCAGGGCTTCATCGACCACATCTTCGAGCAGACCCCCGTGGGCGAGCCGAAGAGCCACACGCAGGAGGTCTACGCGCTCCTCGACCCGGTCGTGCAGGCCGTGCTGACCGACGAGAACGCCGACATCGACGCGCTCCTCGCCCAGGCCGACAAGGACGCCCAGG
- a CDS encoding alpha-amylase family glycosyl hydrolase — translation MHAPAPSTDDPDWWRSAVIYQIYPRSFADGNGDGTGDLAGVRSRLGYLRDLGVDAIWFTPWYASPLADGGYDVSDYRAIHPDFGTLAEAELLIREALALGIRTIIDVVPNHVSAEHPWFQAALAAGPGSPERERFWFVDSDELPTHWVSPFAGDTWTRTTNPDGTPGQWYLHLFTPEQPDLNWNHPDVRREHEDILRFWFDRGVAGVRIDSAALLIKDPELGEVPENPGPGEHPTQDRDELHDVYRGWRAIADSYPGTRVLVGEIWLPELDRFVKYLRPDEMHTAFNFDFLARPWDAAELRASIELTLGAHAPVGAPSTWVLSNHDVTRPVTRYGREDSSFAFLAKRFGVPTDLALGTRRARAAALLTAALPGSLYIYQGDELGLPEADIPRELIQDPMHYRSGGVDPGRDGCRVPLPWSGTRAPFGFSTPHAPGTPWLPQPRQWALYTVEAQESDPDSMLSLYRAALRIRKAEHALHDAAFSWLELGPAALAFRRGDDFVSVTSFDEPVELPPHREVLLASSEVADGVLPPNSTAWLRPQHEPGETHPTTQR, via the coding sequence GTGCACGCCCCCGCGCCGAGCACCGACGACCCGGACTGGTGGCGCTCGGCCGTCATCTACCAGATCTACCCGCGCAGCTTCGCGGACGGGAACGGAGACGGCACGGGCGACCTCGCGGGCGTGCGCAGCCGGCTCGGCTACCTGAGGGATCTCGGCGTCGACGCCATCTGGTTCACGCCCTGGTACGCGAGCCCCCTCGCCGACGGCGGCTACGACGTGAGCGACTACCGCGCCATCCACCCCGACTTCGGCACCCTCGCCGAGGCGGAGCTGCTCATCCGCGAGGCGCTCGCCCTCGGCATCCGCACCATCATCGACGTCGTGCCGAACCACGTGTCGGCCGAGCACCCGTGGTTCCAGGCGGCCCTCGCCGCCGGCCCCGGCAGCCCCGAGCGCGAGCGGTTCTGGTTCGTCGACTCCGACGAGCTCCCCACCCACTGGGTGTCGCCCTTCGCGGGCGACACGTGGACCCGCACCACGAACCCCGACGGCACGCCCGGCCAGTGGTACCTGCACCTGTTCACGCCCGAGCAGCCCGACCTCAACTGGAACCACCCGGATGTGCGCCGCGAGCACGAGGACATCCTGCGGTTCTGGTTCGACCGCGGCGTCGCGGGCGTGCGCATCGACTCCGCCGCCCTGCTCATCAAGGACCCCGAGCTCGGCGAGGTGCCCGAGAACCCGGGCCCCGGCGAGCACCCCACGCAGGACCGCGACGAGCTGCACGACGTGTACCGCGGATGGCGCGCGATCGCCGACTCGTACCCGGGCACGCGCGTGCTCGTCGGCGAGATCTGGCTGCCCGAGCTCGACCGCTTCGTGAAGTACCTGCGGCCCGACGAGATGCACACCGCGTTCAACTTCGACTTCCTCGCACGCCCGTGGGATGCCGCCGAGCTGCGCGCCTCGATCGAGCTCACCCTCGGCGCCCACGCGCCCGTCGGCGCCCCGAGCACGTGGGTGCTGTCGAACCACGACGTGACGCGCCCCGTCACCCGCTACGGCCGCGAGGACAGCTCGTTCGCGTTCCTCGCGAAGCGCTTCGGCGTGCCCACGGATCTCGCGCTCGGCACGCGGCGCGCCCGTGCGGCCGCCCTGCTCACGGCAGCCCTGCCCGGCTCGCTGTACATCTACCAGGGCGACGAGCTCGGCCTGCCCGAGGCCGACATCCCGCGCGAGCTCATCCAGGACCCGATGCACTACCGCTCGGGCGGCGTCGACCCCGGGCGGGACGGATGCCGTGTGCCGCTTCCCTGGTCGGGCACGCGGGCGCCGTTCGGCTTCAGCACCCCGCACGCGCCCGGCACACCGTGGCTGCCCCAGCCGCGGCAGTGGGCGCTCTACACGGTCGAGGCGCAGGAGTCGGACCCCGACTCGATGCTGAGCCTCTACCGGGCGGCCCTCCGCATCCGGAAGGCGGAGCACGCCCTGCACGACGCCGCCTTCTCGTGGCTCGAGCTCGGCCCCGCCGCGCTCGCGTTCCGCCGCGGCGACGATTTCGTGAGCGTCACGAGCTTCGACGAGCCCGTCGAGCTCCCGCCCCACCGCGAGGTGCTCCTCGCGAGCTCGGAGGTCGCCGACGGCGTCCTCCCCCCGAACTCCACGGCATGGCTACGACCACAGCACGAGCCCGGAGAAACACACCCCACCACCCAACGATGA
- a CDS encoding LacI family DNA-binding transcriptional regulator, translating into MTSRLAEVAKKVGVSEATVSRVLNGKPGVSETTREAVLAALDVLGYERPSKLRGERARLVGLFLPELTNPIFPAFGELVGGGLVQQGYTPVLCTQTAGGISEADYIELLLQQRVSGVVFVGGQYSQGDSPHDHYHRLAELGIPTVLVNARVDALEFPTVSTDDAVAIELGWSHLRQLGHERIGLVLGPEDHVPSQRKLASAQRLADAAGLPIEVAHSHYTLEAGQAAASRLLGAGVTGILCASDPLALGAVRAVRRAGKQVPDDVSIVGYDDSALMNATDPALTTVRQPIEPMGRLAIELLVAQLQGGKASTEEYLFEPELVVRGSTGRVAAG; encoded by the coding sequence ATGACGAGTCGTCTTGCCGAGGTCGCCAAGAAGGTCGGGGTCAGCGAGGCCACCGTGAGCCGCGTGCTCAACGGGAAGCCGGGGGTGAGCGAGACCACGCGGGAGGCCGTGCTCGCGGCGCTCGACGTGCTCGGCTACGAACGCCCCAGCAAGCTGCGGGGCGAACGGGCGCGGCTCGTGGGGTTGTTCCTGCCCGAGCTCACCAACCCGATCTTCCCCGCGTTCGGCGAACTCGTGGGCGGCGGGCTCGTGCAGCAGGGCTACACGCCCGTGCTCTGCACCCAGACCGCCGGCGGTATCAGCGAGGCCGACTACATCGAGCTGCTCCTGCAACAGCGCGTCTCGGGCGTCGTCTTCGTCGGCGGCCAGTACTCGCAGGGCGACTCCCCGCACGACCACTACCATCGGCTCGCCGAGCTCGGCATCCCCACGGTGCTCGTCAACGCGCGCGTCGACGCCCTCGAGTTCCCGACCGTGTCGACCGACGACGCCGTCGCGATCGAGCTCGGCTGGAGCCACCTGCGCCAGCTCGGCCACGAGCGCATCGGCCTCGTGCTCGGGCCGGAGGACCACGTGCCGTCGCAGCGCAAGCTCGCGTCCGCTCAGCGTCTCGCGGATGCGGCCGGCCTCCCCATCGAGGTCGCCCACTCGCACTACACGCTCGAGGCGGGGCAGGCGGCAGCGAGCCGGCTGCTCGGGGCGGGTGTCACGGGCATCCTGTGCGCGTCAGACCCGCTCGCCCTCGGGGCCGTTCGGGCGGTGCGCCGGGCGGGCAAGCAGGTGCCGGATGACGTGTCGATCGTCGGCTACGACGACTCGGCCCTCATGAACGCCACGGATCCCGCGCTCACGACCGTGCGTCAGCCCATCGAGCCGATGGGGCGCCTCGCGATCGAGCTGCTCGTGGCGCAGCTGCAGGGCGGCAAGGCGTCGACGGAGGAGTACCTGTTCGAGCCGGAGCTCGTCGTGCGGGGGTCGACGGGGCGGGTCGCCGCCGGTTGA
- a CDS encoding MFS transporter, with protein sequence MNRDQRLVLAIAVLASTVAFLDSTIVNVALPAIERELGGGLAAQQWIVDAYLLTLGSLILVAGAFSDVFGRIRMLRVGIVVFGVASLAIALAPDPLVLILARGVQGVGGALLVPSSLALITSTMSGALQAKAIGIWTALTSATMLAGPLVGGLFVDLASWRWAFVINVVPIAVVLWLLVVLGHRDERRPDASIDLLGAVLCAVGLGGIVFALIEQPRLGWHAAVIAAGVGGAVAFTGFIVRQRLAARPMMPLSLFLVRNFGWGNIATFFVYAALSLNGFVIGVYLQQGAGLSATLAGLASLPISILMTIGSSWAGALAGRIGPRIPMTVGPIIMGVASVMMLAVGEPFEYWTQLLPGIVLFGVGLTVTVSPLTAAILGAIEPARSGIASAVNNAVARIAGLLAVAMLGLITGGVLDLDGLHRSLWVIAALMAIGGVVSLVGIRRLPAAPAAAADSATTAEMQDDSPSAPGSAS encoded by the coding sequence GTGAACCGCGATCAGCGGCTCGTGCTCGCGATCGCCGTGCTCGCGTCGACGGTCGCGTTCCTCGACTCCACGATCGTCAACGTCGCCCTCCCCGCGATCGAGCGCGAGCTCGGCGGCGGGCTCGCGGCGCAGCAGTGGATCGTCGACGCCTACCTGCTGACGCTCGGCTCGCTCATCCTCGTGGCCGGCGCGTTCAGCGACGTCTTCGGCCGCATCCGGATGCTGCGGGTCGGCATCGTCGTGTTCGGCGTCGCCTCGCTCGCGATCGCCCTCGCGCCCGACCCGCTCGTGCTCATCCTCGCGCGCGGCGTGCAGGGCGTCGGCGGCGCACTGCTCGTGCCGAGCTCGCTCGCCCTCATCACCTCGACGATGTCGGGTGCGCTGCAGGCGAAGGCGATCGGCATCTGGACGGCGCTGACCTCCGCCACGATGCTCGCGGGCCCCCTCGTCGGCGGGCTCTTCGTCGACCTCGCGTCGTGGCGGTGGGCGTTCGTGATCAACGTCGTGCCGATCGCGGTCGTGCTGTGGCTGCTCGTCGTGCTGGGGCACCGCGACGAGCGGCGACCGGATGCGTCGATCGACCTGCTGGGCGCGGTGCTGTGCGCGGTGGGGCTCGGCGGCATCGTATTCGCCCTCATCGAGCAGCCGCGGCTCGGCTGGCACGCGGCCGTCATCGCGGCGGGCGTCGGCGGAGCCGTCGCGTTCACAGGCTTCATCGTGCGTCAGCGGCTCGCCGCGCGACCGATGATGCCGTTGAGCCTGTTCCTCGTGCGCAACTTCGGGTGGGGCAACATCGCCACCTTCTTCGTCTACGCGGCGCTGAGCCTCAACGGCTTCGTGATCGGCGTGTACCTGCAGCAGGGCGCGGGCCTCTCCGCGACGCTCGCGGGCCTCGCGAGCCTGCCGATCTCGATCCTCATGACGATCGGCTCGTCGTGGGCGGGCGCGCTCGCGGGGCGCATCGGGCCTCGCATCCCCATGACGGTCGGCCCGATCATCATGGGCGTCGCCTCGGTCATGATGCTCGCGGTGGGGGAGCCGTTCGAGTACTGGACGCAGCTGCTGCCCGGCATCGTGCTCTTCGGCGTCGGCCTCACCGTCACGGTCTCGCCGCTCACGGCCGCGATCCTCGGGGCCATCGAGCCCGCCCGCTCGGGCATCGCATCCGCCGTCAACAACGCGGTCGCGCGCATCGCGGGTCTGCTCGCCGTCGCGATGCTCGGCCTCATCACGGGCGGCGTGCTCGACCTCGACGGACTGCACCGATCGCTGTGGGTCATCGCGGCGCTCATGGCGATCGGCGGCGTCGTGTCGCTCGTCGGCATCCGTCGGCTGCCCGCGGCGCCGGCCGCCGCTGCCGATTCCGCCACAACCGCAGAGATGCAGGACGATTCGCCGTCCGCTCCCGGATCGGCGAGCTGA
- a CDS encoding triacylglycerol lipase: protein MSEQRPHPSFRRHALAIAGDFPNAMRFRARAARAWPVPPHYAEGDKRPVVVAPGVYETWHYLRLVADALNAAGHPVFTVPGLGFNHRPIPESADIVWRRIRELDLHDVAIVAHSKGGLIGKHVLAQDDVEGRVDRVVAIATPFSGSRMAYYVVAKAVREFRPDNPVISRLLTVEDVNSRIISIAPRWDPHIPDGSTVVGGRNVTLPVVGHFRILLDPRLPQVVVEEVERELGT from the coding sequence ATGAGCGAGCAGCGCCCGCATCCGTCGTTCCGGCGGCACGCCCTCGCGATCGCGGGCGACTTCCCGAACGCGATGCGATTCCGCGCCCGCGCGGCGCGCGCGTGGCCCGTGCCGCCGCACTACGCCGAGGGCGACAAGCGCCCCGTCGTGGTAGCGCCGGGCGTGTACGAGACGTGGCACTACCTGCGGCTCGTGGCCGATGCGCTCAACGCGGCGGGGCATCCGGTGTTCACCGTGCCCGGCCTCGGGTTCAACCACCGCCCCATCCCCGAGTCGGCCGACATCGTGTGGCGCCGCATCCGCGAGCTCGACCTGCACGACGTCGCGATCGTCGCGCACTCGAAGGGCGGCCTCATCGGCAAGCACGTGCTCGCGCAGGACGACGTCGAGGGCCGCGTCGACCGCGTCGTCGCGATCGCGACGCCGTTCTCGGGCTCGCGGATGGCGTACTACGTCGTCGCGAAGGCCGTGCGCGAGTTCCGCCCCGACAACCCCGTCATCTCGCGCCTGCTCACGGTCGAAGACGTCAACTCGCGCATCATCTCGATCGCCCCGCGCTGGGATCCCCACATCCCCGACGGGTCGACCGTGGTGGGCGGGCGCAACGTGACACTGCCCGTCGTCGGTCACTTCCGCATCCTGCTCGACCCGCGCCTGCCCCAGGTCGTGGTCGAGGAGGTCGAACGCGAGCTCGGCACGTGA
- a CDS encoding alpha/beta fold hydrolase, with protein sequence MPRERRRRFRGTLFVTTHEEYERLRVAVTRLPERGIPDGPAFVLVHGIGVSSRYFRPLASRLIDDGTVHLVDLPGYGAAPDPKRHVSLADHADAVAAFIRTLSAPEVVVVGHSMGAQVAVSLAQRHPELVSRIVLVGPTMEPSRRTAAQAIGRLLLDGTREPLAVNGIVFSDYVFRAGPAYTIRQLSLVLDDALEERVGGLSMPVVVVRGDRDPIVSGKWGRTLAARAAAPYVEVPGPHVVQYTNPDAVARAVWGAPAG encoded by the coding sequence ATGCCCCGTGAGCGCCGCCGCCGCTTCCGCGGCACGCTCTTCGTCACGACGCACGAGGAGTACGAGCGCCTCCGGGTCGCCGTCACGCGCCTGCCCGAGCGCGGCATCCCCGACGGCCCGGCGTTCGTGCTCGTGCACGGCATCGGTGTCTCGTCGCGCTACTTCCGGCCGCTCGCATCCCGGCTCATCGACGACGGCACCGTGCACCTCGTCGACCTGCCGGGCTACGGCGCGGCCCCCGACCCGAAGCGGCATGTGAGCCTCGCCGACCACGCGGATGCCGTGGCCGCGTTCATCCGCACGCTCTCGGCCCCCGAGGTGGTCGTCGTGGGCCACTCGATGGGTGCGCAGGTCGCCGTGTCGCTCGCGCAGCGGCATCCGGAGCTCGTGTCGCGCATCGTGCTCGTCGGGCCCACGATGGAGCCGTCGCGTCGCACCGCCGCGCAGGCGATCGGCCGGCTGCTGCTCGACGGCACGCGCGAGCCGCTCGCCGTCAACGGGATCGTGTTCAGCGACTACGTGTTCCGCGCGGGTCCCGCGTACACGATCCGTCAGCTGTCGCTCGTGCTCGACGACGCGCTCGAGGAGCGTGTGGGCGGGCTCAGCATGCCCGTCGTCGTCGTGCGTGGCGACCGCGACCCGATCGTGTCGGGGAAGTGGGGGCGCACGCTCGCGGCGCGCGCCGCGGCGCCGTACGTCGAAGTGCCCGGCCCGCACGTCGTGCAGTACACGAACCCGGATGCGGTGGCGCGGGCGGTGTGGGGCGCTCCCGCTGGTTGA
- a CDS encoding LLM class flavin-dependent oxidoreductase, whose translation MTQQLELGLDTFGDVTVDADGNRLPYAQVIRNTVEQGVLADKLGVDVFGIGEHHRDDFAVSSPEILLAAIAARTERIKLSTAVTVLSSDDPVRVFERFSTLHAVSNGRAEITLGRGSFTESFPLFGFDLHDYEVLFEEKIDLLAELLKEKPVTWQGTTRAPLVDADVFPKTEGGPIRTWVGVGGSPESVVRAARYGFPLALAIIGGDPARFAPYVDLYHRALAQLGADDLPVGVHSPGFIADTDEEAIEIAWPHYRTMAERIGRERGWGPITRDSFELEVQHGSQYVGSPETVAQKIAATVRTLGVQRFDFKYASGTVPHERLMHTIELYGGVVVPRVRELLAT comes from the coding sequence ATGACGCAGCAGCTCGAACTCGGCCTCGACACCTTCGGCGACGTGACGGTCGACGCCGACGGCAACCGCCTCCCGTACGCCCAGGTGATCCGCAACACGGTCGAGCAGGGCGTGCTCGCCGACAAGCTCGGCGTCGACGTGTTCGGCATCGGCGAGCACCACCGCGACGACTTCGCCGTCAGCTCGCCCGAGATCCTGCTCGCGGCGATCGCAGCCCGCACCGAGCGCATCAAGCTCTCGACGGCTGTGACCGTGCTGTCATCCGACGACCCCGTCCGCGTGTTCGAGCGCTTCTCGACGCTCCACGCCGTGTCGAACGGACGCGCCGAGATCACCCTCGGCCGCGGCTCGTTCACCGAGTCGTTCCCGCTGTTCGGCTTCGACCTGCACGACTACGAGGTGCTCTTCGAGGAGAAGATCGACCTGCTCGCCGAGCTGCTCAAGGAGAAGCCGGTCACGTGGCAGGGCACGACGCGCGCCCCGCTCGTCGACGCGGATGTGTTCCCCAAGACCGAGGGCGGCCCCATCCGCACGTGGGTCGGCGTGGGCGGCAGCCCCGAGTCGGTCGTGCGCGCGGCGCGCTACGGCTTCCCGCTCGCGCTCGCCATCATCGGCGGCGACCCGGCGCGCTTCGCGCCCTACGTCGACCTCTACCACCGCGCCCTCGCGCAGCTCGGCGCCGACGACCTCCCCGTGGGCGTGCACTCGCCCGGCTTCATCGCCGACACCGACGAGGAGGCGATCGAGATCGCGTGGCCGCACTACCGCACGATGGCGGAGCGGATCGGGCGCGAGCGCGGCTGGGGACCCATCACGCGCGACTCGTTCGAGCTCGAGGTGCAGCACGGATCCCAGTACGTCGGAAGCCCCGAGACCGTCGCGCAGAAGATCGCGGCGACCGTGCGCACGCTCGGCGTGCAGCGCTTCGACTTCAAGTACGCATCCGGCACGGTGCCGCACGAGCGCCTCATGCACACGATCGAGCTCTACGGCGGCGTCGTGGTGCCGCGCGTGCGCGAGCTGCTGGCGACATAG
- a CDS encoding GAF domain-containing protein translates to MCSSVVAHDEPWVVENCLLDPRSSEHELVTGEFGMRFYAGVPIKSPQGYNVGVISVVDFKARTLGDGQLQSLIDLAALLTDELELKVASHALRSELTSTGDVPTPAVRYPQAV, encoded by the coding sequence CTGTGCTCGTCGGTCGTCGCGCACGACGAGCCGTGGGTCGTCGAGAACTGCCTGCTCGACCCGCGTTCGTCGGAGCACGAGCTCGTGACGGGCGAATTCGGGATGCGGTTCTACGCGGGCGTGCCCATCAAGTCGCCGCAGGGCTACAACGTGGGCGTCATCTCAGTGGTCGACTTCAAGGCGCGCACGCTCGGCGACGGGCAGCTGCAGTCGCTCATCGACCTCGCGGCCCTCCTGACCGACGAGCTCGAGCTCAAGGTGGCGAGCCACGCGCTGCGCAGCGAGCTCACCTCGACGGGCGACGTGCCGACCCCCGCGGTGCGGTACCCGCAGGCCGTATAG
- a CDS encoding serine/threonine-protein kinase — translation MLKGRYRPADLIGRGGMAKVYRARDEQLGREVALKLFAAIPAGTEATPVFTAELRMLASLNHHGIVTLLDAGIDDSVPEEPHPFLIMELVNGPDLEEAIKTGELAPRAIAEIGYDLAEALDYVHTRGVVHRDLKPSNVMLVDYGTSDVRTRARLTDFGIAFDAAAALGPEETNTTGTAAYLSPEQVLRDLVGPASDVYSLGLVLLECFTRHIEYPGDPSASAVSRLKTDPVVPADLSTAWRSLLTAMLQRDPAQRPPMRDVQLALRQIIVDDAGRHRNRPAPVPIEETARMNAVHRYQPYARPGDEVFERVANLARRVAETPVAIVSMIEHDDIRFLAHPSSRASPARTDCARRSSRTTSRGSSRTACSTRVRRSTSS, via the coding sequence ATGCTCAAAGGGCGGTATCGGCCCGCCGACCTCATCGGCCGCGGCGGCATGGCGAAGGTCTACCGGGCACGCGACGAGCAGCTCGGGCGCGAGGTCGCGCTCAAGCTCTTCGCAGCGATCCCCGCCGGCACCGAGGCGACGCCCGTCTTCACGGCGGAGTTGCGGATGCTCGCCTCGCTCAACCACCACGGCATCGTCACGCTCCTCGACGCGGGCATCGACGACTCCGTCCCCGAGGAGCCGCATCCGTTCCTCATCATGGAGCTCGTCAACGGGCCCGACCTCGAGGAGGCGATCAAGACGGGCGAGCTCGCGCCGCGTGCTATCGCCGAGATCGGGTACGACCTCGCCGAGGCCCTCGACTACGTGCACACGCGGGGCGTCGTGCACCGCGACCTGAAGCCCAGCAACGTCATGCTCGTCGACTACGGCACGAGTGACGTGCGCACGCGCGCCCGCCTCACCGACTTCGGCATCGCCTTCGACGCGGCCGCCGCGCTCGGCCCCGAGGAGACCAACACGACCGGCACGGCCGCGTACCTGAGCCCCGAGCAGGTGCTCCGCGACCTCGTGGGGCCCGCATCCGACGTGTACTCGCTCGGACTCGTGCTGCTCGAGTGCTTCACGCGGCACATCGAGTACCCGGGCGACCCGTCGGCATCCGCCGTATCCCGCCTCAAGACCGACCCCGTCGTGCCGGCCGACCTGAGCACCGCATGGCGCAGCCTCCTCACGGCGATGCTGCAGCGCGACCCCGCGCAGCGGCCGCCCATGCGGGACGTGCAGCTCGCGCTGCGGCAGATCATCGTCGACGACGCGGGCCGCCACCGCAACCGCCCCGCGCCCGTGCCGATCGAGGAGACGGCGCGCATGAACGCCGTGCACCGCTACCAGCCGTACGCGCGGCCCGGCGACGAGGTGTTCGAGCGCGTCGCGAACCTCGCGCGTCGCGTGGCCGAGACGCCCGTGGCGATCGTCAGCATGATCGAGCACGACGACATCCGCTTCCTCGCGCATCCGAGCTCTCGAGCCTCGCCCGCGAGGACGGACTGTGCTCGTCGGTCGTCGCGCACGACGAGCCGTGGGTCGTCGAGAACTGCCTGCTCGACCCGCGTTCGTCGGAGCACGAGCTCGTGA
- a CDS encoding nitronate monooxygenase family protein — protein sequence MTGRLEELLGIRQPILLGAFGGLSNVELTAAVSELGGLGQYGLYGYSAERIRETATALRAVTDRPFGLNLWLPTGDEVTPSEVDAGAVTAALAPFYAELGMTPPNPPAAFLPPAEQQLDAVLEARPAVLSVVFGVPAPEVVAAAHDRGIRVIGTATTVAEARALETGGVDAIIASGAEAGGHRVSFLRRADESLVGTLALVPQVVDAVSVPVIAAGGIADRRGVAAARALGADGVLVGTAFLATRQSAATEAHRRAIRSSTDDGTVLTRAMSGRLARGIPNRAVREIEHADAIAPFPAQNWATGTFRAEAAKRDEGELLSLWAGQAAPLARHAEVADVYAELAAGL from the coding sequence ATGACGGGCCGCCTCGAGGAGCTGCTCGGCATCCGGCAGCCGATCCTGCTCGGCGCCTTCGGGGGGCTTTCGAACGTCGAGCTCACGGCCGCAGTGAGCGAGCTCGGAGGGCTCGGGCAGTACGGGCTCTACGGATATTCCGCCGAGCGCATCCGCGAGACGGCGACAGCGCTCCGGGCCGTCACCGACCGGCCTTTCGGGCTCAACCTCTGGCTGCCGACGGGCGATGAGGTGACGCCCTCTGAGGTCGACGCGGGCGCCGTCACTGCGGCCCTCGCGCCCTTCTATGCCGAACTCGGCATGACGCCGCCGAACCCGCCCGCCGCGTTCCTCCCGCCCGCCGAGCAGCAGCTCGACGCCGTGCTCGAGGCTCGCCCGGCGGTGCTGAGCGTCGTCTTCGGCGTGCCCGCGCCGGAGGTGGTGGCGGCCGCGCACGACCGCGGCATCCGCGTCATCGGCACGGCGACGACCGTCGCCGAGGCGCGCGCGCTCGAGACCGGCGGCGTCGACGCGATCATCGCGAGCGGCGCCGAGGCCGGCGGGCATCGCGTCTCGTTCCTGCGGCGCGCGGATGAGTCGCTCGTCGGCACGCTCGCCCTGGTGCCGCAGGTCGTCGACGCCGTGAGCGTGCCCGTCATCGCGGCCGGCGGCATCGCCGACCGCCGCGGTGTCGCCGCCGCTCGCGCCCTCGGTGCCGACGGCGTGCTCGTCGGCACGGCCTTCCTCGCCACGCGCCAGTCGGCCGCCACCGAGGCGCACCGCCGCGCCATCCGCTCGTCCACTGATGACGGCACCGTGCTCACGCGCGCCATGAGCGGGCGGCTCGCCCGGGGCATCCCGAACCGCGCCGTGCGCGAGATCGAGCACGCGGATGCGATTGCTCCGTTCCCCGCGCAGAACTGGGCGACCGGCACCTTCCGCGCGGAGGCCGCGAAGCGCGACGAGGGAGAGCTCCTCTCGCTCTGGGCGGGGCAGGCCGCGCCGCTCGCGCGACACGCCGAGGTCGCCGACGTCTACGCCGAGCTCGCGGCCGGTCTCTGA